In the Choloepus didactylus isolate mChoDid1 chromosome 5, mChoDid1.pri, whole genome shotgun sequence genome, one interval contains:
- the LOC119535038 gene encoding olfactory receptor 6B1 — MEVENQTRVTKFILVGFPGTCTLRAMVFLMFLVAYILTVAENVIIILLVQQNRPLHKPMYFFLANLSFLETWYISVTVPKLLLSFWSVSNSISFTHCMIQLYFFIALMCTECVLLAAMAYDRYVAICRPLHYPTIMSHGLCLRLALGSWAVGFGISLAKIYFISSLSFCGPNVINHFFCDISPVLNLSCTDMSIAELVDFVLALVIFLFPLSITVLSYGCILATVLCMPTGKHKAFSTCASHLLVVTIFYSATIFMYARPRAIHAFNMNKVISIFYAIITPALNPFIYCLRNREVKDALKKLAYCQAIQSD; from the coding sequence ATGGAAGTGGAGAACCAGACACGGGTCACTAAGTTCATTCTGGTGGGGTTCCCTGGGACCTGCACACTACGTGCCATGGTGTTCCTGATGTTCCTTGTGGCCTATATCTTGACAGTAGCAGAAAATGTCATCATCATCTTGCTGGTGCAGCAGAACCGGCCTCTGCACAAGCCTATGTACTTCTTCCTGGCCAACCTGTCCTTCTTGGAAACCTGGTACATTTCTGTGACTGTACCCAAGTTACTGCTCAGTTTTTGGTCTGTGAGCAACAGCATCTCCTTCACTCACTGCATGATACAACTTTACTTCTTCATTGCACTCATGTGCACAGAATGTGTGCTCTTGGCTGCCATGGCCTATGACCGTTATGTGGCCATCTGCCGCCCACTGCACTACCCTACCATTATGAGCCATGGGCTCTGCCTCCGTCTTGCTCTTGGTTCCTGGGCTGTTGGCTTTGGCATCTCTTTGGCTAAGATCTACTTTATCTCCAGCCTCAGCTTCTGTGGCCCCAATGTCATCAATCACTTCTTCTGTGACATCTCTCCAGTTCTTAACCTTTCCTGCACAGACATGTCCATAGCTGAGTTGGTCGACTTTGTCCTGGCACTGGTCatctttctcttcccactttctaTTACTGTCCTTTCCTATGGATGCATTCTTGCTACCGTTCTATGCATGCCCACAGGAAAGCACAAAGCTTTCTCCACTTGTGCCTCCCACCTTTTAGTGGTCACCATCTTCTATTCAGCCACTATTTTCATGTATGCTCGGCCCCGAGCCATCCATGCCTTTAACATGAACAAAGTTATTTCCATCTTCTATGCTATTATTACTCCTGCTCTCAACCCTTTCATTTATTGCCTGAGGAACCGAGAAGTCAAAGATGCTCTGAAGAAACTGGCCTATTGTCAGGCCATCCAATCTGACTAA